TGCCGCAGGTCTCCACCGGTCAGATGTCAGCTGGTTGGTCCCCCCGCAACGCCGGCACAGGTAGCTCTGGCTGATCTCCGACAGAGGATAGAACTCGAGGATCGGGCAGTGGCCGCAGCCCAGGATCAGCCCGCGGCGCAGTACGCCTTGGGACGTCCACTGATCCACCTGCTCTCGCCGCGCCGTCGGCTCCCATCCATGGTCATCGAGGCCGGCGATGGCCTCCCAGGACAGCACCGTTGCCGACTTGAGCTTCCACCAGCTGCCCACCGGGCAGCCCCCGGGGACGGCTGGAGACATGAACATGCGCAGCAGGGCCCACCCAGGGCTGGCGGCAAGTTCTTCCAGCGCTGTTCTGGAACCAAGGAGGCGTTCGGTGATGGCTGCCCGCTTCCCTGCTGGACTCGGGCGGACGTCTGCACCTTGGGCAGATGCGGTGACGTTCAGCGTGCTCTTGATACCTGGCCAAGCCAGCCGTGGGGAGGCGAGGGAACCTGCCAGGGAAGCCCCGCTGGGGACAAAGTCGAAACGGTGCGACCAGTAGGTGACTCCTCCGTCCGCGGCTCGAGCAAAGGTCTCCCACGGGTTCTGCCCTGTGGCAATCACGGCGTGCGAACCCAGTACAGGAAGCGGCGGCACGGGGTGGCTGGGGGCGGTAAGGGTGACCTGCCAGCGGTGCCTGTCGGGATCCAGACCGTTCGGGACTTCTGCGGCCAGCGAGAGAGAGGCCTGAAGGGTGCCATCAGGTTCCCTGGTGACGGGTAGTGAACGCGGTTGGTCCCAGCTGTCCTTCAGGACCACCATCAACGGGTGGTCGATGTCGATGGCGTCAGGGTGCACTGCTTTGAAGGGACGTTCTTCCTCCTCCGGTGGAATCGACCTGAAGGAGCGCTTGTGCCACCTCTCCTCGGTCTGCTGCCGAGTCTCCTCAACGGTCAGCGACGCACTCGTCACCAGCACGTGCTTACGCGGCGAGAACAACCACATGTCGTACAGGCCAGGCTCAGCCCACGGAATCCACGTCGCCACGCCACGGATCTGGCGCAGTACTTCAGCAAGGGCAAAGTCCTCCGGGCGGTCCCCCAGAACCACAACGGGCTCCCGTCGCTGGAACGCTCTTGAGACCGAGACGCACAGCGCCGCCTCATGCGAGCGGGCGGGGCAAGAATCCCCAAGTGCACCTGGATGCAGCTGCGAGAGCAGAGGCGACTCATTGCCGCGGGCGGCGACCTCCTGCCACTGGCCGGCCGTGATCTGGCCTTCCGCTTCGGATTCACCGATACCCACGTGCATCGCATAGGCGAGGGCTTCCACCGTGGTCACCAGACGCCGAGGGACACCGACGACCGTTGCCTTCGTGACCGCAGACAGTGGCGTGAGGTCGTGCACGTCGGCGTCGAACAGGTGGCTGCTCTGCACATGCTCGTCGCGCCTGTTCGTACCACACAGCTCACGCAGTTCGTCGGCTGCTGCCTCGGCCTCCTGAACGATGGGCGCGTTCCACGGTTCCTTACGCAGCATCTCCTCGAACTGCTCGCCAGCAGCCTCGGTTGCTCGACCAGCTATCAGCCCATTGATGGTGCCCGGCCGCACCCCGTCGGCCGTAGCCCACGACGGCACGTAGGCGAGCACGTGATCAGGATTGAAACGCGTCAAGCAACGCTCCACAGCCGGGTGCGTGACGGCGGCAGACGGGATGACCACGATGCCGCTGCACCCCCACACCCTGGACAGCCGTGCCAGACCCGCCGCGGCCCAAGCCGCCCAGTTGTCATCATCGTGCGGGGCCACCAGGACCACTCTGGGCGGCCTGGCCGCGTAGGACAGAGGCAGAAAGGCAAACGACTACTCAGACACCCACCCAGTGTCTCTCATCCAAGGTCTGCTACTGGTGCTTCCACGGTTCCCGCTCCCTCCCCCACCCCAAGCACACACAACCTGACCCAGAGCACGATCAAGCGGCTCCTCTTCGCAACCACGCACCCGCAACGCCTATTCTTGATCATCTATGAACGCTGTCCGGCCGCTGGTGAAGCAGAAAGGCAGGCGAGGAGTGCCAGCCGAGGATCCGGCAAAACGATCGATAGGCAGAACGTCATCAACACCGACCTACGCAAAGCTCTTGTCCGCGGACGTGAGGCCGTCGATGAGACCACCCGCTTCTGGCTCACCGTCAACGGGCGATGGGACGAGGAAGCCGCTACCGCTCGACTATGCGAGCAATCCGCGCCGTACCTCCAGCCCATCACCTTCAACAGGGCTCAGGAGGCTCGTATCGGTGCGGACTGGCTGTGGTGGTTCATCGACCGCGGGAGTGGGACTTGCTTCGGCATGCTGTGCCAGGCCAAGAACCTGAAGAAGGATGGCCCCCGCTGGAAGATAGGCTTTGACCAGACCAACAAGACCGGCGCCCAGATTAAACTGCTCGCGCGGGCCGCCGAGAGCCTTCAAGTTCCGGCCGCATACATCCTGTATTGCGGAGACGAGGAATACAGAGACGGGCTCGCGTGCCGCGCCCATTCAACGTTCGAATGTGCCACTTGTGCCCGCGCTGGCGTCTCTGTGCTCAGCGCGCTCGGCGCCCAGTACCTCTGCAACAGCTACTCAACCGACACCAACGCGTGTGCCATAGCAGCCTTCCAACGATCTCAACCCCTGGAAGATCTGGTTGCACCGGAGACACCCGACGGTGCCCTGTGGGACATGAACTTCCATGAGTGTGTCGGCACCCTGCAGGCGTTCCTCAGCGAGCCTCAGTACGGAGCAGCACGCGTTGCGAAACAACTCTTCGACCAGCTCTCATCCCTGCGCGGGACTCAGTTCGGCCGTGTACCCCCAAGGGTGGAGCTCTCCACACTCCCCCGGAACGATTGCGTCCACCCCCTCCTGCCGTCAGACCGAGGACACCTTCCTCGCCCCTACTTCCGAGACGTCCTTCAAGGGCTACGCAAAGCGGTACCCGCGTACGTACACGACGCAGAAGCTGGCCGCCTCGATCGCCTCCCTGCCAAGGTCACCAACACCGTCAGCAGCATCCTCGTCACCTACCTCTGATCACGCTAGCCACCCGGCCCACGACGCCCCCGACGGCCGCTACTTGTACCTCGCGTCGCAGCAAACCCGACATCGAGATGCGATCCCTTCGGAGTCTCGGGATGGATGCGCACTGCTCAGCAACTCACGGACCTCCAGGTCACAAGAATCGGGTCCAGAGTCAGTGAACGCACTCGACGGACATTGGACTGGCCACAAGCCTGCGCCTGCAGCGACCTCTTATCTCACTCAATCTACGAAACCACACCTCCGCAGCTTCAATGGCTGCCGCCAACAATCGAGAACCCAGAGCAGATGTTCGGGGTTCAGCTCAGGGAACACCAGGTCGACCAGAAGTCAGCGTTTCGTAAATGGGTGGGATTTCCTGCAAGATCACCTGTGCCTCCGGAAGGGGCGCGGGGCACAATCGTGTCCGCGACCGGATCCGGTAAGACCATCACCGCGGCGTCCTGTGCGCTTGAGTGTTTCCGGAACGGCCGGATCCTCGTGATGGTGCCGACCCTGGACCTGCTCGTGCAGACCGCCCAGGCATGGCGTCTGGTGGGTCACCGGGCCCCGATGGTCGCGGTGTGCTCGCTCGAGAACGACCCCGTGCTCAACCAGCTCGGGGTGCGCAGCACTACCAATCCCATCCAGCTCGCCCTGTGGGCCGGATCCGGCCCGGTGGTCGTGCTCGCCACGTACGCCTCTCTCGTGGACCGCGAGGACATCGACGCACCGGAGTGCGGGCCGCTGGAGGCCGCTCTGGCAGGCGGGGAGCGCCTGTACAGCCAGCGGATGGGCGGCTTTTCGCTCGCTATCGTGGACGAAGCCCACTCAACCGCAGGCGATCTAGGTCGGCCATGGGCGGCGATCCACGACAACCAGCGGATCCCCGCCGACTTCCGGCTCTACCTCACCGCGACCCCGCGCATCCTCGCCGCTCCCCGCCCGCAGAGGGGGACGGACGGCCGGGAAGCGGAGATTGCGACCATGGCCGACGACCCGAACGGGACCTACGGCGCGTGGATCGCGGAGCTCGGCCTGAGCGAGGCGATCGAACGGGAAATCCTCGCAGGCTTCGAGATCGACGTGCTGGAGATCCGCGACCCCTCCCCCGTCCTCGGGGAGTCCGCAGAGGCGCAGCGGGGCCGGCGCCTGGCGCTCCTGCAGACCGCACTTTTGGAGCACGCCGCGGCGTACAACCTGCGTACGGTCATGACGTTCCACCAGAAGGTCGAGGAAGCCGCGGCGTTCGCGGAGAAGCTCCCGGAGACCGCTGCCGCGCTGTACGTCAACGACGCCTCGGACGAGGACCTGGCGAAGGCGGAGAAGCTGCCCGCGTCGTCGATCAACGCGGAATTCTACGAGCTGGAAGCCGGCCGCCACGTCCCGCCGGACCGCGTGTGGTCGGCATGGCTGTGCGGCGACCACCTCGTCACCGAGCGACGCGAGATCCTGCGCCAGTTCGCAAACGGCATCAACGCCGCCGGGCGGCGCGTGCACCGGGCGTTCCTCGCCAGCGTGCGCGTCCTCGGGGAGGGCGTCGACATCACCGGCGAGCGGGGTGTGGAGGCCGTGTGCTTCGCCGACACCCGCGGCTCCCAGGTCGAGATCGTGCAGAACATCGGCCGGGCGCTCCGCCTCAACCGCGACGGCAGCACGAAGGTGGCCAGGATCATCGTGCCGGTGTTCCTGGAGCCGGGCGAGGACCCCGAGGACATGGTCGCCTCCGCCAGCTTCAAGCCCCTCGTCGCCGTACTCCAGGGCCTGCGCTCGCATGACGAGCGCCTGGTCGAGCAGCTCGCCTCCCGCGCACTCACCCTCAGCTCGTGCGAGAAGAAGACGCACGTCCTGCGCGACGAGGACGGGCGGATCATCAGCGCCGGCGCGGGTGACGGCGAGGGGCAGGAGCACGACGAGGGCACCGACGCCACTGCCGAGTCGGCTCTGCTGCACTTCTCCTCTCCCCGGGACGCGGCGACCATCGCGGCGTTCCTGCGTACGCGGGTGTACCGGCCGGAATCGCTGGTGTGGCTGGAGGGCTACCAGGCCCTCATCCGCTGGCGGAAGGAGAACGAGATCACCGGCCTCCACGCCGTCCCCTACGACGTAGAGGTCCAGGTCGGAGCGACGAAGGCATTTCCGCTTGAGCGATGGGTGCATCAGCAGCGCAAGGCCCTGCGAGC
This sequence is a window from Streptomyces sp. HUAS YS2. Protein-coding genes within it:
- a CDS encoding DEAD/DEAH box helicase, with protein sequence MFGVQLREHQVDQKSAFRKWVGFPARSPVPPEGARGTIVSATGSGKTITAASCALECFRNGRILVMVPTLDLLVQTAQAWRLVGHRAPMVAVCSLENDPVLNQLGVRSTTNPIQLALWAGSGPVVVLATYASLVDREDIDAPECGPLEAALAGGERLYSQRMGGFSLAIVDEAHSTAGDLGRPWAAIHDNQRIPADFRLYLTATPRILAAPRPQRGTDGREAEIATMADDPNGTYGAWIAELGLSEAIEREILAGFEIDVLEIRDPSPVLGESAEAQRGRRLALLQTALLEHAAAYNLRTVMTFHQKVEEAAAFAEKLPETAAALYVNDASDEDLAKAEKLPASSINAEFYELEAGRHVPPDRVWSAWLCGDHLVTERREILRQFANGINAAGRRVHRAFLASVRVLGEGVDITGERGVEAVCFADTRGSQVEIVQNIGRALRLNRDGSTKVARIIVPVFLEPGEDPEDMVASASFKPLVAVLQGLRSHDERLVEQLASRALTLSSCEKKTHVLRDEDGRIISAGAGDGEGQEHDEGTDATAESALLHFSSPRDAATIAAFLRTRVYRPESLVWLEGYQALIRWRKENEITGLHAVPYDVEVQVGATKAFPLERWVHQQRKALRAGELEDRRKTLLDAPEAGMVWEPGEEAWENKLAALRSYRQAMGHLAPRQDALWGEGKAMVPIGQHMANLRRKGGLGKGAERAAVRAQQIAEIDPDWNCPWPLDWQRHYRVLADLVDADGVLPYIAPGVVFDGDDVGKWLQQQKQPATWARLSPEQQERLTVLGVQPNQASSTAPVSSTSRGAKGPSKAQQAFHRGLAALTQCRRRTRAARSGAAPSRLPRACRGPGRRR